One stretch of Halapricum desulfuricans DNA includes these proteins:
- a CDS encoding adenylosuccinate synthase produces the protein MTVTIVGSQLGDEGKGGVVDLYGDAADVVVRYQGGDNAGHTVVEGGETYKLSLVPSGAVRGKIGVLGNGCVINPRTLFEEIDSLRERGLDPDVRVAERAHVILPFHRVLDSIEEDVKSEDDQEVGTTGRGIGPTYEDKAGRRGVRIGDLLEPDVLRERLEYVVPQKRALVEDVYGLDPDDLEYPNAFDVDALHEEFSEFGRRLESMAVNAGQFLTEARVDGKNVMLEGAQGTLLDIDHGNYPYVTSSNPTAGGACVGSGLAPGVVGDGEVIGIVKAYLTRVGSGPMPTELGGVVGDTPGYDEQGEGEDEELATYIREEGDEYGTVTGRPRRVGWLDMPMLRHAARASGFTGLAVNHIDTLAGLEEVKVGHTYTLDGEECRTVPATTERWERCEATLRTFDGWPEQDWDAVAEAGYDALDENARDYLEYISDELETPIYAIGIGPGREQSIVLEEPEY, from the coding sequence ATGACTGTCACGATCGTCGGCTCACAGCTCGGCGACGAGGGGAAGGGCGGCGTCGTCGATCTCTACGGCGACGCGGCCGATGTCGTCGTTCGCTATCAGGGCGGAGACAACGCGGGCCACACCGTCGTTGAGGGCGGGGAGACCTACAAGCTTTCGCTGGTTCCCAGCGGTGCGGTCCGGGGCAAGATCGGCGTGCTCGGCAACGGTTGCGTGATCAATCCGCGGACGCTGTTCGAGGAGATCGACTCGCTGCGCGAGCGCGGACTCGATCCGGACGTCCGCGTCGCCGAACGCGCACACGTAATTCTGCCGTTCCACCGCGTGCTGGACTCGATCGAAGAGGACGTCAAAAGCGAGGACGATCAGGAGGTCGGCACCACCGGCCGCGGGATCGGCCCCACCTACGAGGACAAGGCGGGCCGGCGCGGCGTCCGGATCGGCGACCTGCTGGAGCCCGACGTGCTTCGGGAACGGCTGGAGTACGTCGTCCCACAGAAGCGAGCGCTCGTCGAGGACGTCTACGGGCTGGACCCGGACGACCTGGAGTACCCGAACGCTTTCGACGTCGATGCACTGCACGAGGAGTTCAGCGAGTTCGGCCGCCGGCTGGAGTCGATGGCGGTCAACGCCGGGCAGTTCCTCACCGAGGCCAGGGTCGACGGCAAGAACGTCATGCTCGAGGGGGCACAGGGGACGCTTCTCGATATCGATCACGGCAACTATCCCTACGTGACCTCCTCGAACCCGACCGCGGGCGGGGCCTGCGTCGGGAGCGGGCTCGCGCCGGGCGTCGTCGGCGACGGCGAAGTGATCGGCATCGTCAAAGCCTACTTGACCCGCGTTGGTTCGGGCCCGATGCCCACGGAACTGGGCGGCGTCGTCGGTGACACGCCCGGCTACGACGAGCAGGGCGAGGGCGAAGACGAGGAGCTGGCGACCTACATCCGCGAGGAGGGCGACGAGTACGGCACCGTCACCGGCCGGCCGCGCCGCGTCGGTTGGCTCGACATGCCGATGTTGCGCCACGCCGCCCGCGCGTCCGGGTTCACCGGTCTCGCGGTCAACCACATCGACACGCTCGCCGGCCTCGAGGAGGTGAAGGTCGGCCACACGTACACGCTGGACGGCGAGGAGTGTCGGACGGTTCCCGCGACGACCGAGCGCTGGGAGCGCTGTGAGGCCACGCTGCGCACGTTCGACGGCTGGCCGGAGCAGGACTGGGACGCCGTCGCCGAGGCGGGCTACGACGCGCTCGACGAGAACGCCCGGGACTACCTGGAGTACATCAGCGACGAACTCGAGACGCCGATCTACGCGATCGGTATCGGTCCCGGCCGCGAGCAGTCGATCGTGCTCGAAGAGCCCGAATACTGA
- a CDS encoding DUF7527 domain-containing protein, giving the protein MTTRAAERVDEWESRPFTDGYEQLRTLADRSFSGAVTTGRATLYMIEGAVVDVLDGAIADFEDATGTIREAPTPALPLLAVMQERGDEVRAKYYSEETALREADGKLSEGGFTGYVELSENVLSGDYYVVYQAGKSMSVAFLGESGQLASGDEAFERADDEVGIYEVRPVDIDPVEIPDPPAAELDGPAENDEDQPAENNEDQPADESVETEPSPADSTDSGDSVPRGDDGAESGTGDRTRRDEHPADASDSTSGVAESPSSETVEGGSPSDTTESGSPSDTTESGSLSDTTESDSLSDTTESGSPSDTAESDSPSESPDRSSSGTPDGRDHEPRAESAPRARDGRQRESGHDGRQREPEYDDRQRDASGTESEPRQERPTRERRREDDPKSTRDTQSRQSVPAEAQSAPDTRSQGGEPGTEHVDDSVRGSDATDGSESPALERRTIPSVDPDRTWTPDDETAGGSQGEQPTETSRRATPVQREPEHGERPDRRHAESGGQIDRRRAESGGTSDRQPAESGGRADRQRAESSDPGSEIADLEKRIEELEASRSELRTERDELQAQLRQVSQERDDLQEEVRRLREEVADLEDRLEAAAEPSSHDTTSTHQSTTGPSLTPREAIAGTNLFVRYGSKSDATLSGAHDGKVDAAAVDANLSLEHHTEFDDSEATVEGKPFESFLRETIHYRFVEWLVGELLYEIRDTGHRKALEDLYDAIPKIDRVQLAGTVTVDGDEETSREESFDVVVRDRMGNPLVVTNLDDSRTATTEEMMTELVTAATRAGEAHDRLAGAFFVTSSFFEPDALETAAGATGGGILSRDKRESFVRLSRKDGFHLCLVESRDGGFHLSVPEL; this is encoded by the coding sequence ATGACGACGCGCGCGGCCGAGCGAGTCGACGAGTGGGAGTCGCGTCCGTTCACCGACGGCTACGAGCAGCTCCGGACGCTCGCCGACCGGTCGTTCTCCGGCGCAGTGACGACGGGTCGTGCGACGCTGTACATGATCGAGGGCGCGGTCGTCGATGTCCTCGACGGAGCGATCGCGGACTTCGAGGACGCGACCGGGACGATCCGCGAGGCACCGACACCGGCGTTACCGCTGCTCGCGGTGATGCAGGAGCGCGGCGACGAGGTGCGGGCGAAGTACTACAGCGAGGAGACCGCGCTGCGGGAGGCCGACGGGAAGCTCTCCGAGGGCGGGTTCACGGGATACGTCGAGCTGTCGGAGAACGTCCTCAGCGGCGACTACTACGTCGTCTATCAGGCCGGCAAGTCGATGAGCGTGGCCTTTCTCGGAGAGAGCGGTCAGCTGGCCAGCGGCGACGAGGCCTTCGAGCGCGCCGACGACGAGGTCGGCATCTACGAGGTCCGACCCGTCGACATCGATCCGGTCGAGATTCCGGATCCTCCGGCTGCCGAACTCGACGGGCCGGCCGAGAACGACGAGGACCAGCCGGCCGAGAACAACGAGGACCAGCCGGCCGACGAATCGGTCGAAACGGAGCCGTCTCCGGCCGATAGCACGGACAGCGGGGACAGCGTACCCAGAGGAGACGACGGCGCCGAGTCGGGGACAGGCGACCGGACTCGACGTGACGAACACCCGGCAGACGCGAGCGACTCCACGTCCGGAGTAGCTGAGAGTCCCTCGTCCGAGACAGTCGAGGGTGGCTCGCCGTCTGATACGACCGAGAGTGGCTCGCCGTCTGATACGACCGAGAGTGGCTCGCTGTCAGACACGACCGAGAGTGACTCGCTGTCAGACACGACCGAGAGTGGCTCGCCGTCTGACACAGCCGAGAGTGACTCGCCGTCCGAGTCCCCCGACAGGTCTTCGTCCGGGACGCCAGACGGTCGTGACCACGAACCACGAGCGGAATCAGCACCGAGAGCACGCGACGGCCGGCAACGGGAATCAGGACACGACGGCCGGCAACGCGAGCCGGAGTACGACGACCGGCAGCGTGACGCCAGCGGGACGGAGAGCGAGCCACGACAGGAGCGGCCGACACGCGAGCGGCGACGAGAGGACGACCCGAAATCGACGCGCGATACACAGTCACGCCAGTCAGTACCCGCTGAAGCGCAGTCAGCGCCCGACACCCGGTCACAGGGTGGCGAACCGGGCACGGAACACGTCGACGATTCGGTTCGAGGCAGTGACGCCACGGACGGCTCGGAAAGTCCCGCCCTCGAGCGGCGGACGATCCCTTCGGTGGACCCCGACCGGACGTGGACGCCCGACGACGAGACGGCGGGCGGGTCCCAGGGTGAACAGCCCACAGAGACCAGCCGTCGGGCGACTCCGGTCCAGCGCGAGCCCGAGCACGGGGAGCGGCCCGATCGACGACACGCCGAATCCGGCGGCCAGATTGATCGGCGGCGTGCCGAATCCGGAGGCACGAGTGACCGACAGCCCGCCGAGTCCGGCGGTCGGGCCGACCGACAACGCGCCGAGTCCAGCGACCCTGGATCGGAGATTGCCGATCTCGAGAAGCGGATCGAAGAGCTCGAGGCCAGCCGGTCGGAACTCCGGACGGAGCGTGACGAACTGCAGGCGCAACTCAGGCAGGTCAGCCAGGAACGGGACGATCTGCAGGAGGAAGTACGGCGGCTCCGTGAGGAAGTCGCCGACCTCGAAGACCGGCTCGAAGCGGCGGCCGAACCCTCGTCTCACGACACCACATCGACACATCAGTCGACGACGGGGCCGTCACTGACGCCGCGGGAAGCGATCGCGGGGACGAACCTGTTCGTGCGCTACGGTTCGAAAAGCGACGCGACGCTGTCGGGCGCTCACGACGGCAAGGTGGACGCGGCGGCCGTCGATGCCAACCTCTCGCTGGAGCATCACACGGAGTTCGACGACTCGGAGGCGACCGTCGAGGGCAAGCCGTTCGAGTCGTTCCTGCGGGAGACGATCCACTACCGGTTCGTCGAGTGGCTCGTCGGCGAACTCCTCTACGAGATCCGTGACACCGGCCACCGGAAGGCTCTCGAGGATCTCTACGACGCGATCCCGAAGATCGACCGCGTGCAACTGGCCGGAACTGTCACCGTGGACGGCGACGAGGAAACGTCGCGGGAAGAATCGTTCGACGTCGTCGTGCGCGACCGGATGGGGAACCCGCTCGTTGTGACGAACCTCGACGACTCCCGGACGGCGACGACCGAGGAGATGATGACAGAGCTGGTGACCGCGGCCACGCGAGCCGGCGAGGCGCACGATCGACTCGCCGGGGCCTTCTTCGTCACGTCGAGTTTCTTCGAGCCGGACGCGCTCGAGACGGCCGCCGGAGCGACTGGCGGCGGGATTCTCAGTCGGGACAAACGCGAGAGCTTCGTCCGACTGTCGAGAAAAGACGGCTTCCACCTCTGTCTGGTCGAGTCACGCGACGGCGGTTTCCACCTCTCGGTTCCGGAACTCTAG
- a CDS encoding DUF7541 family protein has product MSEKAGVSDRYPTASPWPVFVALGFALTELGLFVGVFPVAVGGGLLLGGSVAGILTEADYVSHLWRTAAYMGVALVLVGAGLMALGGQFDLGVLVDSIDRPNVAGHRLLSRGLAISTAGVMLIATGAVGQFGRHPTA; this is encoded by the coding sequence ATGAGCGAGAAAGCGGGCGTCAGCGATCGGTACCCGACCGCGAGCCCCTGGCCCGTGTTCGTCGCGCTCGGGTTCGCGCTGACCGAACTCGGACTCTTCGTGGGCGTGTTCCCGGTCGCAGTCGGCGGCGGACTGCTCCTCGGCGGGAGCGTCGCCGGAATCCTGACCGAGGCCGACTACGTGAGCCACCTCTGGCGGACGGCGGCGTACATGGGCGTCGCGCTCGTGCTCGTCGGCGCGGGCCTGATGGCGCTGGGCGGCCAGTTCGACCTCGGAGTCCTCGTCGATTCGATCGACCGACCGAACGTCGCCGGTCACCGGCTGCTCAGCCGCGGGCTGGCGATCTCGACCGCCGGCGTCATGCTGATCGCGACCGGCGCAGTCGGGCAGTTCGGCCGACACCCGACAGCTTAG
- a CDS encoding DUF6684 family protein: MSGRIFDRDTLLDLTVNVIPLAMLAFFLVAFLVYAPGPFAFDSVLSTIQLSIVFTTFFLLAVLTYYAGRAIAGAEKAHGVHAETATVPPDETDDSEPP; encoded by the coding sequence ATGTCGGGGCGCATCTTCGATCGGGACACGCTGCTTGATCTCACCGTCAACGTCATCCCGCTAGCCATGCTCGCGTTCTTCCTCGTCGCGTTTCTCGTGTACGCGCCCGGCCCGTTCGCGTTCGACTCGGTGCTCTCGACGATCCAACTGTCGATCGTCTTCACGACGTTCTTCCTGCTGGCCGTGCTGACCTACTACGCCGGGAGAGCGATCGCCGGGGCCGAGAAGGCCCACGGCGTCCACGCCGAGACCGCGACCGTTCCGCCGGACGAGACCGACGATTCGGAGCCGCCGTAA
- a CDS encoding MOSC domain-containing protein, with protein sequence MPRLDAIYVYPVKSLDGVALETAKIGPDGSLARDRQYAMVDADGEYVNGKRTPAVHRIRADFDPAGRIVTLSDRAGTARFDLERERDRARAWLDKRFEPEIELVSDDGVGFPDDTTDFGPTVVSTGTLAVVADWFDEVDGPGEMRRRLRPNLVVDAEPFWEDRLYASSDSSVRFDVGDVTLEGRGPCQRCVVPARDPDSGEEIERFRTRFVEKRRETLPAWAPQDRFDHYYRVMVNTRTPSNARSERIAVGSEVVIDDTTDR encoded by the coding sequence ATGCCGCGACTCGACGCGATATACGTCTATCCGGTCAAGTCTCTGGACGGGGTGGCACTGGAGACTGCGAAGATCGGTCCCGACGGTTCGCTGGCGCGCGACCGCCAGTACGCGATGGTCGATGCGGACGGCGAGTACGTCAACGGCAAGCGGACGCCCGCAGTCCACCGGATCCGGGCCGACTTCGACCCGGCCGGGAGGATAGTCACACTGAGCGACCGGGCGGGAACGGCGAGATTCGATCTCGAGCGCGAGCGCGACCGGGCACGCGCGTGGCTCGATAAGCGGTTCGAGCCCGAGATCGAACTCGTCTCCGATGACGGGGTAGGGTTTCCCGACGACACGACCGATTTCGGCCCGACCGTGGTTTCGACGGGGACGCTGGCCGTCGTCGCGGACTGGTTCGACGAGGTCGACGGCCCGGGAGAGATGCGTCGTCGCTTGCGCCCGAACCTCGTCGTCGACGCGGAACCGTTCTGGGAGGACCGCCTGTATGCGAGTTCTGACTCGTCTGTCCGGTTCGACGTGGGAGACGTGACTCTCGAGGGTCGCGGTCCCTGTCAGCGGTGTGTCGTCCCCGCCCGCGATCCCGACAGCGGCGAGGAGATCGAGCGGTTCCGGACGCGGTTCGTCGAGAAGCGCCGCGAGACGCTCCCGGCCTGGGCACCGCAAGACCGGTTCGACCACTACTACCGGGTGATGGTCAACACGCGAACGCCGTCCAACGCCCGCAGCGAGCGGATCGCCGTCGGCTCGGAAGTCGTAATCGACGACACGACAGACCGCTAG
- a CDS encoding DUF5785 family protein — protein sequence MDWPHDPDGEDGSEGRRKYGHAVLAKKVSEGDFPLTAAEYVEEYGNHPVRIDYETVISVADIFEHVDSEEFEDFPEFHRAVGRAMREAGYWPYELERA from the coding sequence ATGGACTGGCCACACGATCCGGACGGCGAGGACGGCAGCGAGGGTCGGCGCAAGTACGGCCACGCTGTCCTCGCGAAGAAGGTCTCCGAGGGGGACTTCCCGCTGACTGCGGCGGAATACGTCGAGGAGTACGGCAATCATCCGGTGCGAATCGATTACGAGACGGTCATCAGCGTCGCGGACATTTTCGAGCACGTCGACAGCGAGGAGTTCGAGGACTTCCCCGAGTTCCACCGGGCGGTCGGGCGGGCGATGCGGGAAGCCGGCTACTGGCCGTACGAACTCGAACGGGCATGA